A part of Kitasatospora kifunensis genomic DNA contains:
- a CDS encoding arabinofuranosidase catalytic domain-containing protein, with the protein MKIPHAWRRLRRPLRTSALARAGAAATILLGALVAAGTTAGPAQAATQGPCDIYAAGGTPCVAAHSTTRALYGSYDGPLYQVRRASDGTTADIGLLATGGYADAAAQDSFCAGTTCVITVIYDQSGRHNNLTQGPGGGAAPNADNLADATAAPITLGGHQAYGVYVAPGTGYRDDTTSGIATGDEPEGMYAVLDGTHYNGGCCFDYGNAETSNTDTGNGHMEAIYFGNIKVWGYGTGNGPWVMADQENGLFSGVNAGYNVNDPSVNDRFLTAMVKGEPNQWAIRSGDAQSGGLSTSFSGVRPNVSGYNPMHKEGAIILGIGGDNSNGSAGTFYEGVMTSGYPSDVTENAVQANITAAGYGTATGVTTGALRAVGAGKCLDVPNASTTAGTQVQIYDCWGGSNQTWTHTAADQLTVYGAGSRLCLDAYGGGTADGTKVDVWPCNGQANQQWHLNPDGSVIGVQSGLCLDVTGASTANGALAQLWTCSGRNNQQWTLG; encoded by the coding sequence ATGAAGATCCCCCATGCCTGGCGCCGTCTCCGGCGGCCACTGCGAACCTCCGCCCTCGCCCGGGCGGGCGCCGCGGCGACCATCCTCCTCGGCGCGCTGGTCGCCGCCGGAACCACGGCCGGACCGGCCCAGGCCGCCACCCAGGGACCGTGTGACATCTACGCCGCCGGTGGCACCCCGTGCGTGGCCGCGCACTCCACCACGCGGGCGCTGTACGGCTCCTACGACGGCCCGCTCTACCAGGTGCGGCGCGCCTCCGACGGAACGACGGCGGACATCGGCCTGCTCGCCACCGGCGGCTACGCCGACGCCGCCGCGCAGGACTCCTTCTGTGCGGGCACCACCTGCGTCATCACCGTCATCTACGACCAGTCCGGTCGGCACAACAACCTCACTCAGGGCCCCGGCGGCGGGGCCGCCCCCAACGCCGACAACCTGGCCGACGCCACTGCCGCGCCGATCACCCTGGGCGGCCACCAGGCGTACGGCGTCTACGTGGCGCCCGGCACCGGCTATCGCGACGACACCACCTCGGGCATCGCCACCGGCGACGAGCCGGAGGGCATGTACGCGGTCCTCGACGGCACGCACTACAACGGCGGCTGCTGCTTCGACTACGGCAACGCCGAGACCAGCAACACCGACACCGGTAACGGCCACATGGAGGCCATCTACTTCGGCAACATCAAGGTCTGGGGCTACGGCACCGGCAACGGCCCCTGGGTGATGGCCGATCAGGAGAACGGCCTGTTCTCCGGAGTGAACGCCGGCTACAACGTCAACGACCCGAGCGTCAACGACCGCTTCCTGACCGCCATGGTCAAGGGCGAGCCCAACCAGTGGGCGATCCGCTCCGGCGACGCGCAGTCCGGCGGCCTGTCCACCTCCTTCAGCGGAGTACGCCCCAACGTCTCCGGCTACAACCCGATGCACAAGGAGGGCGCCATCATCCTGGGCATCGGCGGTGACAACAGCAACGGCTCCGCGGGTACCTTCTACGAGGGCGTCATGACCTCCGGCTACCCGAGCGACGTCACCGAGAACGCCGTCCAGGCCAACATCACCGCTGCCGGTTACGGCACCGCCACGGGGGTCACCACCGGTGCGTTGCGGGCGGTGGGTGCGGGCAAGTGCCTGGACGTGCCGAACGCGTCGACCACGGCGGGGACCCAGGTGCAGATCTACGACTGCTGGGGCGGTTCGAACCAGACCTGGACGCACACCGCGGCCGACCAGCTCACCGTCTACGGCGCCGGCAGCCGGCTGTGCCTGGACGCCTACGGCGGGGGCACCGCCGACGGCACCAAGGTCGACGTGTGGCCGTGCAACGGCCAGGCCAACCAGCAGTGGCACCTGAACCCGGACGGCAGCGTCATCGGCGTCCAGTCCGGCCTGTGCCTGGACGTCACCGGCGCCTCCACCGCCAACGGCGCCCTGGCCCAACTGTGGACCTGCTCCGGCCGCAACAACCAGCAGTGGACCCTCGGCTGA
- the acpP gene encoding acyl carrier protein has protein sequence MAATAVEEKVKAIIVEQLGIDEGEVTASASFVDDLGADSLDTVELVMAFEETFDIEIPDEDAEKIRTVKDAVEYIDKHAKDGK, from the coding sequence TTGGCTGCCACCGCGGTTGAGGAAAAGGTGAAGGCGATCATCGTCGAGCAGTTGGGCATCGATGAGGGCGAGGTCACGGCCTCGGCATCGTTTGTCGACGACCTGGGAGCGGACTCGCTCGACACGGTCGAACTGGTCATGGCCTTCGAGGAGACATTCGACATCGAGATCCCGGACGAGGACGCGGAGAAGATCCGTACGGTGAAGGACGCCGTCGAATACATCGACAAGCATGCAAAGGATGGAAAGTGA
- a CDS encoding acyl carrier protein encodes MSSIAEQVQHIVAEHLGVAQALVTPEAAFTADLGISPKQTALLRRKIEQELDVALPKDEAKNLVTVGDLIRHVERDRG; translated from the coding sequence GTGAGCAGCATCGCAGAGCAGGTCCAGCACATCGTCGCCGAGCACCTGGGTGTCGCCCAGGCTCTCGTCACGCCCGAGGCCGCGTTCACGGCCGACCTGGGCATCAGCCCCAAGCAGACCGCGCTGCTGCGGCGGAAGATCGAGCAGGAGCTGGACGTGGCCCTGCCCAAGGACGAGGCCAAGAACCTGGTCACGGTGGGCGACCTGATCCGTCACGTCGAGCGCGACCGCGGCTGA
- a CDS encoding ROK family transcriptional regulator, which yields MRRQNLAVVLGTIAGQSPLSRADVAGHTGLTRAAVSSLVDELIGRGALTETETAPSGRVGRPGRALTVSDRGPAGLGLEVGVTHLGACVVDLRGEPRVWRRVERSHAGRSAGQVLTELAALGAEVEGEAAGLGLRVEGRVLAVPGVVPSAEPGLVENAPNLGWHAVRPADHWPDQDTVPAPENEANLGALAEYWQGEHGAETFVHVSAEAGIGAALIVDGQLFRGARGFAGELGHIPVHPDGVPCPCGARGCLEQYAGEAAVLREAGLAASGDPVALLSERAGAGDPAALRALERAGRALGLALASAVNLIDPDGLVLGGAYAELAEWLLPAVRAELAARVTVRPWPPEALRPSALGRRGALLGAALLTVRQLIADPTRLPLA from the coding sequence ATGCGCCGGCAGAACCTCGCGGTGGTCCTCGGCACGATCGCCGGGCAGAGTCCGCTCTCTCGGGCGGACGTCGCCGGGCACACCGGGCTGACCAGGGCGGCCGTCTCCTCGCTGGTCGACGAGCTGATCGGCCGCGGCGCGCTGACCGAGACGGAGACCGCGCCGAGCGGCCGGGTGGGCCGACCCGGCCGGGCGCTGACGGTGAGCGACCGGGGACCGGCCGGCCTCGGTCTGGAGGTCGGCGTCACGCACCTGGGTGCGTGCGTCGTGGACCTGCGCGGCGAGCCCAGGGTGTGGCGACGGGTGGAGCGGTCCCATGCGGGCCGGTCGGCCGGGCAGGTGCTGACGGAGCTCGCCGCGCTGGGCGCCGAGGTGGAGGGCGAGGCGGCCGGGCTCGGACTGCGCGTCGAGGGCCGCGTCCTGGCCGTCCCCGGGGTGGTTCCGAGCGCGGAGCCGGGCCTGGTGGAGAACGCTCCCAACCTCGGCTGGCATGCGGTCCGCCCGGCCGACCACTGGCCCGACCAGGACACCGTGCCCGCACCGGAGAACGAGGCCAACCTCGGTGCGCTGGCCGAGTACTGGCAGGGCGAGCACGGCGCCGAGACCTTCGTGCACGTCTCCGCCGAGGCCGGGATCGGCGCCGCCCTCATCGTCGACGGGCAGTTGTTCCGCGGTGCCCGCGGCTTCGCGGGCGAGCTCGGCCACATTCCCGTCCACCCGGACGGTGTGCCCTGTCCCTGCGGTGCGCGCGGGTGCCTGGAGCAGTACGCGGGCGAGGCGGCCGTGCTGCGCGAGGCCGGGCTCGCGGCGAGTGGCGACCCGGTCGCGCTGCTGTCCGAGCGGGCGGGCGCCGGGGACCCGGCGGCCCTGCGGGCCCTGGAACGGGCGGGCCGCGCCCTCGGCCTCGCCCTGGCCTCGGCGGTGAACCTGATCGACCCGGACGGCTTGGTCCTGGGCGGCGCCTACGCCGAACTCGCCGAGTGGCTGTTGCCGGCGGTCCGCGCGGAGCTGGCCGCCCGGGTCACGGTCCGGCCCTGGCCGCCCGAAGCCCTGCGCCCCTCGGCGCTGGGGCGACGCGGCGCGCTGCTGGGCGCCGCCTTGCTGACGGTCCGTCAGCTGATCGCGGATCCGACCCGGTTGCCCCTCGCCTGA
- the xylB gene encoding xylulokinase, which translates to MAAQRVVIGVDSSTQSTKALAVDLDTGAVLGQGRAAHTVSDGAARESDPEQWWLALGEAVADTGWADRVAAVSIAGQQHGLVALDAAGRPVRPALLWNDVRSAPQAARLRAEFGREEIARRTGSVPTAAFTAAKWAWLRANEPDAADRVAAVRLPHDFLTERLTGEPATDRGDASGTGWWGPDGYDREILDRIALDPALLPPVLAPGARAGLVRRGLPLREGALVATGTGDNMAAALGLGLVPGQPVLSLGTSGTVYAVGRKRPTDPSGTVAGFADALGGWLPLACTLNCTLAVDRFAALLGRGREEVEGGGTAVVLPYLDGERTPDLPGASGLVHGLRHDTTPGQLLQAAYDGAAHALLTALDDVLSAAGETPGQDVPLLLIGGGARGRAWQRTVLRLSGRAVQVPAAGELVALGAAAQAAALLTGESADAVARRWRTSDGLLLEPVVRDGEALERITDTLRRAGALQGAPARDQ; encoded by the coding sequence ATGGCAGCACAGCGAGTTGTGATCGGAGTCGACAGCTCCACGCAGTCCACGAAGGCCCTCGCCGTCGACCTCGACACCGGCGCCGTACTCGGCCAGGGGCGCGCCGCCCACACGGTCAGCGACGGCGCGGCGCGCGAGAGCGACCCCGAGCAGTGGTGGCTGGCGCTCGGCGAGGCAGTGGCCGACACCGGCTGGGCCGACCGCGTGGCCGCCGTGTCGATCGCCGGTCAGCAGCACGGCCTGGTCGCCCTCGACGCGGCCGGCCGGCCGGTCCGCCCGGCCCTGCTCTGGAACGACGTCCGCTCCGCACCGCAGGCCGCGAGGTTGCGGGCGGAGTTCGGCCGGGAGGAGATCGCCCGCCGCACCGGCAGCGTCCCGACCGCCGCCTTCACGGCCGCCAAGTGGGCCTGGCTGCGCGCCAATGAGCCCGACGCCGCCGACCGGGTCGCGGCCGTCCGGCTGCCCCACGACTTCCTGACGGAGCGTCTGACCGGCGAGCCGGCCACGGACCGCGGGGACGCCTCGGGAACCGGCTGGTGGGGCCCGGACGGCTACGACCGGGAGATCCTCGACCGGATCGCCCTCGACCCCGCCCTGCTGCCGCCGGTCCTCGCGCCGGGCGCGCGGGCTGGACTCGTCCGCCGTGGCCTGCCACTACGTGAGGGCGCGCTGGTCGCCACCGGGACCGGCGACAACATGGCCGCCGCGCTCGGGCTCGGCCTGGTGCCCGGTCAGCCCGTACTCAGCCTGGGCACCTCCGGCACCGTCTACGCCGTCGGCCGCAAGCGGCCCACCGACCCGAGCGGGACCGTGGCCGGCTTCGCCGACGCCCTCGGCGGCTGGCTGCCACTCGCCTGCACGCTCAACTGCACCCTGGCCGTCGACCGCTTCGCGGCCCTCCTCGGACGAGGCCGCGAGGAGGTCGAGGGCGGTGGCACGGCGGTGGTGCTGCCCTACCTCGACGGCGAGCGCACCCCGGACCTTCCGGGCGCCTCCGGCCTGGTGCACGGCCTGCGCCACGACACCACCCCGGGTCAGCTGCTCCAGGCCGCTTATGACGGTGCCGCCCACGCCCTGCTCACGGCGCTGGACGACGTGCTGAGCGCGGCGGGGGAGACCCCCGGCCAGGACGTACCGCTGCTGCTGATCGGCGGCGGCGCCCGCGGGCGGGCCTGGCAGCGGACCGTGCTGCGCCTGAGCGGTCGCGCCGTCCAGGTGCCGGCCGCCGGGGAACTGGTCGCGCTCGGCGCCGCCGCGCAGGCCGCCGCCCTGCTGACGGGGGAGTCGGCCGACGCCGTGGCCCGCCGCTGGCGGACCTCCGACGGCTTGCTGCTGGAGCCGGTGGTTCGGGACGGCGAGGCACTTGAGAGGATCACGGATACCCTGCGTCGGGCGGGAGCGTTGCAGGGCGCCCCGGCGCGGGACCAGTAG
- a CDS encoding FadR/GntR family transcriptional regulator, which translates to MAVTDEAIEKIKAMILSGRLKPGDRLPKEPDLAAQLGLSRNSLREAVKALSLLNVLDVRQGDGTYVTSLEPSLLLEALTFILDLHQDESVVELFQVRAVLESAACGLAAQWATEEQLAELAELLDGLGTDPTVEELVANDLEFHRLIARAGGNAVLASLLDSLAHRTARARVWRGVTQAQAVERTMAEHRGLLDALVAHDVEAAKARAAVHVGGVVEWLRKAL; encoded by the coding sequence GTGGCCGTGACGGACGAGGCGATCGAGAAGATCAAGGCGATGATCCTCTCGGGCCGGCTCAAGCCCGGCGACCGGCTGCCCAAGGAGCCCGACCTGGCGGCGCAGCTGGGGCTCTCGCGGAACTCCCTGCGGGAGGCTGTGAAGGCCCTGTCCCTGCTCAACGTGCTGGACGTGCGACAGGGCGACGGCACCTACGTGACCAGCCTGGAGCCGTCCCTGCTGCTGGAGGCGCTCACCTTCATCCTGGACCTGCACCAGGACGAGTCGGTGGTGGAGCTGTTCCAGGTGCGGGCGGTGCTGGAGTCTGCGGCCTGCGGGCTGGCCGCCCAGTGGGCGACCGAGGAACAGCTGGCCGAGCTGGCCGAGTTGCTCGACGGTCTCGGGACGGACCCGACGGTCGAGGAGCTGGTCGCGAACGACCTGGAGTTCCACCGGCTGATCGCCCGGGCCGGAGGCAATGCCGTGCTCGCCTCGCTGCTGGACTCGCTGGCGCACCGGACCGCCCGGGCCCGGGTCTGGCGGGGCGTGACGCAGGCGCAGGCGGTGGAGCGCACGATGGCCGAGCACCGCGGGCTGCTCGACGCGCTGGTCGCGCACGACGTGGAGGCGGCCAAGGCGCGGGCGGCGGTGCACGTCGGCGGCGTGGTGGAGTGGCTGCGCAAGGCGCTCTGA
- the xylA gene encoding xylose isomerase translates to MTSDPLVPTPAHKFTFGLWTVGWQGRDPFGDATRPALDPVETVQRLAGLGAHGVTFHDDDLIPFGASEAEREQTVKRFRAALDAAGLKVPMATTNLFTHPVFKDGAFTANDRDVRRYALRKTIRNIDLAAELGASVYVAWGGREGAESGAAKDVRAALDRLKEAFDLLGEYVEQQGYDLRFAIEPKPNEPRGDILLPTVGHALAFINELERPERVGVNPEVGHEQMAGLNFPHGIAQALWHGKLFHIDLNGQSGIKYDQDLRFGAGDLRQAFWLVDLLESAGYEGPRHFDFKPARTEDFDGVWASAAACMRNYLLLAERSRTFRADPEVQAALTASRLPELAAPTAEDGLAGLLADRTAFEEFDVEAAAVRGMAFEQLDQLALEHLLGAR, encoded by the coding sequence GTGACCAGCGACCCCCTCGTCCCGACCCCGGCCCACAAGTTCACCTTCGGCCTGTGGACCGTCGGCTGGCAGGGCCGGGACCCCTTCGGCGACGCCACCCGCCCTGCCCTCGACCCGGTGGAGACCGTCCAGCGGCTCGCCGGACTCGGTGCCCACGGTGTCACCTTCCACGACGACGACCTGATCCCGTTCGGCGCCTCGGAGGCCGAGCGCGAGCAGACGGTCAAGCGCTTCCGCGCCGCCCTGGACGCGGCCGGCCTCAAGGTGCCGATGGCCACCACCAACCTGTTCACCCACCCCGTCTTCAAGGACGGCGCGTTCACCGCCAACGACCGCGACGTGCGCCGCTACGCGCTGCGCAAGACCATCCGCAACATCGACCTCGCGGCGGAACTCGGCGCCTCCGTCTATGTCGCCTGGGGCGGGCGCGAGGGCGCGGAGTCGGGAGCGGCCAAGGACGTGCGCGCCGCGCTCGACCGGCTCAAGGAGGCCTTCGACCTGCTCGGCGAGTACGTCGAACAGCAGGGCTACGACCTGCGCTTCGCCATCGAGCCCAAGCCCAACGAGCCGCGCGGCGACATCCTGCTGCCCACCGTCGGCCACGCCCTGGCGTTCATCAACGAGTTGGAGCGCCCCGAGCGGGTCGGCGTCAACCCGGAGGTCGGCCACGAGCAGATGGCCGGGCTGAACTTCCCGCACGGCATCGCCCAGGCCCTGTGGCACGGCAAGCTCTTCCACATCGACCTCAACGGCCAGTCCGGCATCAAGTACGACCAGGACCTGCGGTTCGGCGCCGGCGACCTGCGCCAGGCGTTCTGGCTGGTCGACCTGCTGGAGTCGGCCGGCTACGAAGGCCCGCGCCACTTCGACTTCAAGCCGGCGCGCACCGAGGACTTCGACGGCGTCTGGGCTTCGGCGGCGGCCTGCATGCGCAACTACCTGCTGCTGGCGGAGCGTTCCCGCACCTTCCGGGCCGACCCCGAGGTCCAGGCCGCACTGACCGCCTCACGGCTGCCCGAACTCGCCGCCCCCACCGCCGAGGACGGGCTCGCGGGCCTGCTCGCGGACCGGACGGCGTTCGAGGAGTTCGACGTCGAGGCGGCCGCCGTGCGCGGCATGGCCTTCGAGCAACTGGACCAGCTGGCATTGGAGCACCTGCTCGGCGCGCGCTGA
- a CDS encoding Ig-like domain-containing protein, giving the protein MFALRRKSALALAATLLVAATSGLVISAPAAYADSPVTCADTSTQNGAIAGCMVAARAQAWINDGVTYSTGATHDGYRTDCSGYVSWALNLSQPGLVSGDMYEQNGFVDVSQNNLQQGDILTNPAAGAAGHVVLFDHWSDSTHTSYWGFENTGSGNVGYHVIPYPYWSGDGTFYPQHYTNLTAPVAAPAAPSVSVTGPSANALVDGTTTLSASASDSTAGTTLSTQFSVDGQAYGSAQSGTSPSISWDSSALNGTHTVTATTTATNSAGSASTTSAPVTVNVRNNYQVAFNAANTGQLFLYGNGTGAANGGTPVGLAAGTSPAIARLAGGGFEVAFNAAGTGQLYLYGQGPGSVNGGTPVGLAAGTSPAIAALPGGGFQVVFNASGSNHLWRYGVGAGSYTGETPVGVAPGTSPAIAALAGGGYQVAFNAANTDELFLYGNGNGVVNGGTPVGLAAGTSPAIAALPGGGFQVVFNASGSNHLWRYGVGADSYTGETPVGVAPGTSPAIAALAGGGYQVAFNAANTDELFLYGNGNGVVNGGTPVGLAAGTSPAIVALPSGGFQVVFNASGSNHLWRYGVGADSYTGETPVGLAANTSPTAA; this is encoded by the coding sequence ATGTTCGCATTGCGTCGCAAGTCCGCCCTGGCCCTCGCCGCCACGCTGCTGGTCGCGGCCACCAGCGGTCTGGTGATCTCCGCCCCGGCCGCCTACGCCGACAGCCCGGTGACCTGCGCCGACACCTCGACCCAGAACGGGGCGATCGCCGGGTGCATGGTCGCCGCCCGCGCTCAGGCCTGGATCAACGACGGCGTCACCTACAGCACCGGGGCCACGCACGACGGCTACCGCACCGACTGCTCCGGCTACGTCTCCTGGGCCCTGAACCTGAGCCAACCCGGCCTGGTGTCGGGCGACATGTACGAACAGAACGGCTTCGTCGACGTGTCCCAGAACAACCTCCAGCAGGGCGACATCCTCACCAACCCGGCGGCCGGCGCGGCAGGTCACGTCGTGCTCTTCGATCACTGGAGCGACAGCACCCACACCAGCTACTGGGGCTTCGAGAACACCGGTAGCGGCAACGTCGGCTACCACGTGATCCCGTACCCGTACTGGTCCGGAGACGGCACCTTCTACCCCCAGCACTACACCAACCTGACCGCCCCGGTCGCCGCCCCCGCCGCACCCTCGGTGAGCGTGACAGGTCCGAGTGCCAATGCGCTGGTGGACGGCACCACGACCTTGTCGGCGTCGGCGTCGGACAGTACGGCCGGTACGACGCTGAGCACGCAGTTCTCCGTCGACGGGCAGGCCTACGGCTCGGCACAGTCGGGCACCAGCCCGTCGATCAGCTGGGATTCCAGCGCGCTCAACGGCACCCACACCGTGACCGCCACCACGACCGCGACCAACAGCGCCGGCAGCGCGTCGACGACCTCGGCGCCGGTGACGGTGAACGTGCGCAACAACTACCAGGTCGCGTTCAACGCGGCGAACACCGGCCAGCTCTTCCTCTACGGCAACGGCACCGGAGCCGCCAACGGCGGGACCCCGGTCGGGTTGGCCGCCGGCACCAGCCCGGCGATCGCCAGGCTGGCCGGCGGCGGGTTCGAGGTCGCGTTCAACGCGGCGGGCACCGGCCAGCTCTACCTGTACGGGCAGGGCCCCGGCAGCGTGAACGGTGGTACTCCGGTTGGGTTGGCGGCCGGCACGAGCCCGGCGATCGCGGCGCTGCCCGGTGGTGGGTTCCAGGTCGTGTTCAACGCGTCCGGTTCCAACCACCTGTGGCGTTACGGTGTCGGTGCCGGCAGTTACACCGGTGAGACTCCGGTCGGTGTCGCCCCGGGGACGAGCCCGGCGATCGCCGCGCTGGCCGGTGGTGGTTACCAGGTCGCGTTCAACGCGGCGAACACCGATGAGCTGTTCCTGTACGGCAATGGCAACGGCGTTGTGAACGGTGGTACTCCGGTCGGGTTGGCGGCCGGCACGAGCCCGGCGATCGCGGCGCTGCCCGGTGGTGGGTTCCAGGTCGTGTTCAACGCGTCCGGTTCCAACCACCTGTGGCGCTACGGTGTCGGCGCCGACAGCTACACAGGTGAGACCCCGGTCGGTGTCGCCCCGGGGACGAGCCCGGCGATCGCCGCGCTGGCCGGTGGTGGTTACCAGGTCGCGTTCAACGCGGCGAACACCGATGAGCTGTTCCTGTACGGCAATGGCAACGGCGTTGTGAACGGTGGTACTCCGGTCGGGTTGGCGGCCGGCACGAGCCCGGCGATCGTGGCACTGCCCAGTGGTGGGTTCCAGGTCGTGTTCAACGCGTCCGGTTCCAACCACCTGTGGCGCTACGGTGTCGGCGCCGACAGCTACACCGGTGAGACCCCGGTCGGGTTGGCCGCCAACACCAGCCCCACCGCCGCCTGA
- a CDS encoding GNAT family N-acetyltransferase, whose protein sequence is MTIELRHHTDLTAQARQDLLNVYADVRAPLLHLADYRVEVFAERLDRHAGEPGFELVLGYDGELPVGYAYGNTIDAGDRYWKRMAEPLPDGYTDTPAPAIKEIGVRAPWRGTGTARRIHDELLAHRTEDRVTLMVNPLAGDGKVQALYESWGYQAINSQQPSPDSPRLTAMVRAR, encoded by the coding sequence GTGACCATCGAGCTCCGCCACCACACCGACCTCACCGCGCAGGCTCGCCAGGACTTGCTGAACGTCTACGCCGACGTGCGGGCGCCTCTGCTGCATCTGGCCGACTACCGCGTCGAGGTGTTCGCCGAACGCCTCGACCGGCATGCCGGCGAGCCCGGCTTCGAACTCGTCCTCGGCTACGACGGCGAACTGCCGGTCGGGTACGCCTACGGCAACACCATCGACGCCGGTGACCGGTACTGGAAGCGCATGGCCGAACCTCTGCCCGACGGCTACACCGACACCCCCGCGCCGGCCATCAAGGAGATCGGCGTCCGCGCCCCCTGGCGCGGAACCGGCACCGCCCGCCGCATTCACGACGAACTCCTCGCCCACCGCACCGAAGACCGCGTCACCCTCATGGTCAACCCGCTCGCCGGCGACGGCAAGGTCCAAGCCCTGTACGAGTCCTGGGGCTACCAGGCCATCAACAGCCAGCAGCCCTCACCGGACTCGCCCCGGCTCACCGCCATGGTCCGAGCGCGCTGA
- a CDS encoding group II intron maturase-specific domain-containing protein has product MDAPQLSRARRRPWFRPLEGEERNGACRRCTPLVPGREPHRRRVTRGTLHPTPQGAARAGRTTPAPRRPYGANAAAVLRKLAPIIRGRAAYYRTVVASKVFAGLDDYVWKLLHKWAENAHRTPRPTSTGRRSPGWPAASRGRRTEVLQQPQSIVPSAAVGASDCRDEPGGWAPYRLAGAHPGLDGGQPRSRST; this is encoded by the coding sequence GTGGATGCCCCCCAGCTCTCCCGCGCCCGTCGGCGGCCCTGGTTCCGCCCCTTGGAGGGTGAGGAGCGGAACGGGGCCTGCCGCCGGTGCACTCCCCTCGTCCCCGGGAGGGAACCGCACCGGCGGCGGGTGACACGCGGGACTCTCCACCCAACACCCCAGGGAGCAGCCCGTGCTGGGAGAACTACACCTGCTCCACGACGACCGTACGGGGCCAACGCCGCAGCCGTGCTGAGGAAGCTCGCCCCGATCATCCGGGGGCGGGCGGCCTACTACCGGACGGTGGTTGCGTCCAAGGTCTTCGCGGGCCTGGACGACTACGTGTGGAAGCTCCTCCACAAATGGGCCGAGAACGCCCACCGCACTCCGAGGCCAACCTCAACTGGGCGGCGATCACCCGGATGGCCCGCCGCCTCGCGCGGCAGGCGAACCGAGGTGCTTCAGCAACCGCAGTCGATTGTGCCGTCGGCAGCCGTCGGCGCCTCCGACTGCCGTGATGAACCGGGCGGATGGGCTCCCTACCGGCTTGCGGGAGCCCATCCTGGCCTTGACGGCGGTCAGCCGCGGTCGCGCTCGACGTGA
- a CDS encoding LuxR C-terminal-related transcriptional regulator translates to MLEALGLTTTAALVYRTMLDRPEYGIAELASHCGLQTGQVHNCLDELTALLLVRASADRPGRLRAVTPEIGLADMIARQEADLAARQAQLAASRAAVTRLVADRAENHPSNGERLLGMDAIQSRLEVLGRAATTEVLGVHPGASQRPEDLSAGRDANRAAIARGVTIKSLYQDTTRNDPHTTTYAHWLLSLGSEVRTAPVLPQRLVIVDRRQALVPIDPADSRKGALHVTEPGIVSALADLFDQAWATAIPLGATRTEDPEAGLSTIERELLRLLGSGQTDETAAQRLGLSTRTVRRHMAAIMERLGATSRFEAGIKAAHLGWL, encoded by the coding sequence GTGTTGGAAGCACTGGGACTCACGACCACCGCCGCTCTCGTCTACCGGACGATGCTGGACCGGCCCGAGTACGGCATCGCCGAACTCGCGAGCCACTGCGGCCTCCAGACCGGCCAGGTGCACAACTGCCTGGACGAACTGACCGCGCTGCTCCTGGTCCGGGCCTCCGCCGACAGACCGGGCCGGCTCCGCGCCGTCACACCCGAAATCGGGCTGGCCGACATGATCGCCCGACAGGAGGCCGATCTGGCCGCCCGTCAGGCCCAACTCGCCGCCTCCCGCGCCGCCGTGACCCGCCTGGTCGCCGACCGCGCCGAGAATCACCCCTCCAACGGGGAACGCCTGCTCGGCATGGACGCGATCCAGAGCCGCCTCGAAGTCCTCGGCCGCGCCGCGACCACCGAGGTGCTCGGCGTCCACCCCGGCGCCAGCCAGCGCCCCGAGGACCTGTCCGCCGGCCGCGACGCCAACCGTGCGGCCATCGCCCGCGGTGTCACCATCAAGTCCCTCTACCAGGACACCACCCGCAACGACCCGCACACCACCACCTATGCCCACTGGCTGCTCAGCCTCGGCAGCGAGGTGCGCACCGCCCCCGTACTCCCCCAGCGCCTGGTCATCGTCGACCGCCGCCAGGCCCTCGTCCCGATCGACCCCGCCGACAGCCGCAAGGGCGCCCTGCACGTCACTGAACCCGGCATCGTCAGCGCCCTCGCCGACCTCTTCGACCAGGCCTGGGCCACCGCCATCCCGCTCGGCGCCACCCGGACCGAAGACCCCGAAGCCGGCCTCAGCACCATCGAACGCGAACTGCTCCGCCTCCTCGGCAGCGGCCAGACCGACGAAACCGCCGCCCAACGCCTCGGCCTCTCCACCCGCACCGTCCGCCGCCACATGGCCGCCATCATGGAACGCCTGGGAGCAACCAGCCGTTTTGAGGCCGGCATCAAGGCCGCGCACCTGGGGTGGTTGTGA